Genomic segment of Panthera leo isolate Ple1 chromosome B2, P.leo_Ple1_pat1.1, whole genome shotgun sequence:
GCGGAGAGCTCGAATCCCACCCGTGGGCTGGGGGACGCGGTGCGCCAGGGTGGGCTGCGCTGAGCGGTGCCCTTCGCAAAAGATAGGCATCTCGCGCGCCCGCGATCCCTGAGGGGCGGCCCCGTAGTTCTTCGTGGATGGAAGACTAATAGGtgctgaattaattttatttcctttcatctccCGTAAAGAGACCCTTTTAGGGCGTGAACAGATACCGGGAAAGAGGGCGGGAGAGTCCTTTTCTTTAAAGGGTCCCTCAGGAATAAccagggggagaaaggaagataatCCGTATTTAAAGCGAGGGCTTAAAAGCTAGCCAAGGAATAAAATACCGAGGCCAACCAAGGCAGAGTTGGGGAgtggtggtttttctttttctttttttttttttttttttttttttgcgcgcCGTTACAGTGTAGCGGGGGAAGGGCGGGGAGGAAGTGCTGCTGCTACGTTGTAGCAGAAGGGCGGGGCCGGGCGCCCCTGGCGCGCGGGGACAATGCGGCCCTGCCGACCGGCTGGGGGCGCGCTAGTCCGAGTTGAGCCCCGCCTCGCGCGGAATTCGCGCCCCCGCCCACGCGCGACGCACCCTTTGTCAGTGGCATGGCGCGCGCGTGCGCCTCAATCGTGGAGGGAGGGTGGTCCACCGCAGCAGCTgcttctttctctaccccttgcccTTTGTACAAGTCCGGGAGGTGCGCTTGTCCAGTCTGGTCTGCCGCCTCCATCCCCCTCGGCACACTCCCACCCCACAATTTCCTGCTATCGCCGGGCATCCTCAGCCGCAACTCCGTTCACATCCCAAGCAGTGAAACCTGCGGGTGGCTCGTGGAAGGAAGTGGCAGGCAGATGGGAATACCGGGCCCTAGAACCAGGCTCACCACCGGGGTGTCTGGGATTAAAATGTGTGGATCGGGGGAGCCTAATTGGCTGGGACCAGAGCTTTTGAGGTCTCATTGTTTTCCCTCGGCAGTTCTGGGAGGTAATCAGTGATGAACATGGCATTGACCCCACCGGTACCTACCACGGTGACAGCGACCTGCAGCTGGACCGCATCTCCGTGTACTATAATGAAGCTACAGGTAAGGGCGGGAGCCTGGGAAGTTTGCCTCCtatctcctctcccccttctctggggtctctttccaGCCCTGGAGAACCCTTTACCACCTTCGGATgggtctgtctttttttttttttaaaggagaactCAACTTAATTTGACTTCCCCGTGGAGCAAAAGATTGGCTCTCCTGCCCCCTGGTGGCAGCACTTGGAATCACAAGTTTGGGTCCTTGGTCTCCCAGCCCCAATTTATCTTGTCTGCCAATTTTTACTCTACTTTCTTCCATATAGGTGGCAAATATGTTCCTCGTGCTATCTTGGTGGATCTAGAACCAGGGACCATGGACTCTGTTCGCTCAGGTCCTTTTGGGCAGATATTCAGACCAGACAACTTTGTTTTCGGTGAGTTATACACATATTAGTAGATAATGTGCTGTTCAATTTACTAGTatgaaggaaacaggaagaattaGGAGATAATTGTTATACTGGAGAGCTTACCTGGGGCTGTGTTCTGAAATCTCTAATGCAGGGTGTTGGTAGTGACTACCCTAGGTTGtaaataatgggggggggggcggtatatCACAGGTGAGTGAGAAAGAAGGCACATtcatggacatttttccaaaagttGAAGGTGGAATTTGGTCTTTTATCTCTCACCTTACTAACCAAGATTGCCTCCTGACCCCATTCCAGGTCAGTCTGGGGCAGGCAACAACTGGGCCAAGGGCCACTACACAGAGGGGGCTGAGCTGGTTGACTCAGTCTTGGATGTGGTACGGAAGGAGGCCGAGAGCTGTGACTGCCTGCAGGGCTTCCAGCTGACCCACTCACTGGGTGGGGGCACAGGCTCTGGAATGGGCACCTTGCTCATCAGCAAGATCCGAGAAGAATATCCTGACCGCATCATGAACACCTTCAGCGTGGTACCTTCACCCAAAGTGTCTGACACTGTGGTTGAGCCCTACAATGCCACCCTCTCCGTCCATCAATTGGTAGAGAACACAGATGAGACCTACTGCATTGACAACGAGGCCCTTTATGACATCTGCTTCCGCACTCTCAAGCTGACCACTCCAACCTACGGGGACCTGAACCACCTTGTTTCAGCCACCATGAGCGGTGTCACCACCTGCCTTCGCTTCCCTGGTCAGCTCAATGCAGACCTCCGCAAGCTGGCAGTTAACATGGTGCCCTTCCCACGTCTCCACTTCTTTATGCCTGGCTTTGCACCTCTGACCAGCCGTGGAAGCCAGCAGTATCGGGCCCTTACTGTGCCTGAACTCACCCAGCAGGTCTTCGATGCCAAGAACATGATGGCTGCCTGTGACCCCCGCCATGGCCGTTACCTCACTGTAGCTGCTGTCTTCCGTGGGCGGATGTCCATGAAGGAGGTAGATGAGCAGATGCTCAATGTGCAAAACAAGAATAGCAGCTACTTCGTGGAATGGATCCCCAACAATGTCAAGACGGCTGTCTGTGACATCCCACCCCGTGGCCTCAAGATGGCAGTCACCTTCATCGGCAACAGCACGGCCATCCAGGAGCTCTTCAAGCGCATCTCAGAGCAATTCACGGCCATGTTCCGGCGCAAGGCCTTCCTCCACTGGTACACAGGTGAGGGCATGGACGAGATGGAGTTCACTGAAGCTGAGAGCAACATGAACGACCTTGTCTCTGAGTACCAGCAGTACCAGGATGCCACCGCAGAAGAAGAAGAGGATTTTGGCGAGGAGGCTGAAGAGGAGGCCTAAGAGCATCATCACCGTAGCCTTCTCTGTTCCCTCAGCCTTCTTCCTCAACTGCCCCTGTCCTCTCcctcagaatttgcattttctgcctctatcttgttttttgtttttccttttttggaggggggttcctagaacagtgcctggcacataataggcgctcaataaatatttgttgtttgttgAATGTCTCCTCTCTTCCACTTTGGAAAAACCTAGATTTCTGCCATTCTGGGTAACCTGGTATTCCCCTTAGGTATACATTTCTCTCATCTGTCCAGTTGATATTTCCCTTTGTTTAAGAAGCTGGAATTCATTAGATCTCATTTAGAACCATATGCTGAAAACCCAGTAGATGGCCACCATCCTAAGCCCATGTGGTAGCCCAAGGGAAAGGAAACCAACCCACTTCATAACAGGTAGGGGTACCTATAAGGAAGGGTTAGGGTTTTCTATTCCAGAGCGGTTTTGGGGAAGGCTATACAGGCTATTGAAGTCCTGATTTCCGGGAATTTCCCTGTTATTTCTCAGCTTTAGGGAAGGTGTTAacagtattatctccatttttagtCCCCTTCCAAGCTCTGTCCTATTTCCTTTGTAGGGGTCTGCCCACTCTGTTGAGTGGGATCCTTCCCTCTTCTATGCAACCTCTTTCACATGTTGGATTCCTTTTCCCATGGTTGGAGAAGAAGGCCAAAAGGGGGAAGAGGGACTGACTTTGGTCCCTAAAGCCTCCAGAAaggccctccccatccccactttTTCTTACAAACCTAGCCCTGCCATGTATAAGGTGTGTATTGCCACCTAAATACTTGAGTCATTCCTCCAGAGAAGGGACAAGGAGAACCCTCCATCTTTTGGCAACATCTCATTGTCCTTTTGCTATTCCTTTTATCCACCTGCCCTTGGTTTTGTCCTGTCCTACActtcaaatttctattttgtgttgaacttgctttttttcatattgaaaagATGACATTGCCCCAAGagccaaaaataaatgagaattgaaAAGAAGTTGTGAGATGTGTGCTCATTTAGGGAAAGCTTGCCAGTGGACACATGAAGCTCAAGTTCAGTTATACATATACTCTGCTTTCCATAAGCTGACGAGAATATCCTTATACTTAATTGACTTTCATTTCTTAGCCCTAGTACCCAAACCACCCCACCACACTTACTACCAGTCTCAGTAACTGGGATAGTCCTAGGCTCAGATGCAGGATCTATGGACAGAAATGGGAACGGAGATGAATGTTTGTGTAACTGGTTCCCAGACCAGCAGGCATCAACATCCTCTTGGAACTTCTAGAAATGCAGATCCTCAGGCCTACTGGGATGTACTAAACCAGAAACCAGTTGACTACAGCAATCTGTTTTAACCGTAGTCTGGGAGAATCTCATGAATGAAGAGTTGGAAGTTACTACTGCACCACTTCCAAAGTATAGCACATCCAGGGTTCATTTGGGTTATGGCTCTGTGTCCTGTTTTCTGTTACCCTTTGGCATTTTCTCAGTTAACACAAGGGAAAGATAACTAGTGAGGGATGCCACGTTATGGTCTAAAGTGACTTACACCTAAAACCTACCCCATACTTCTAAGtacacaaaataagtctcaaagCTACCTTAGAAATTTAAGTCAACATAATTTTCCTTGGCCCTATTTTCAGTAATTCTGGGGACTAGTGCAGTTCTCTCCATTCCTCCCATTTCAGCACGCTTTCCGCCTGTAGCCAACTTTTTTGCAGGAAAAAAGTTGTGCAACTTTAACAGTGTACAAGTAACTTCTCCCATtctagaaagtatttaaaaacttttttttgtatcttttttgtttttgagagagacagagcatgagtgggggaggggcagagagagagatggagccacagaatccgaagccagcgccaggctctgagctgtcagcatgtggggctcaaatgcaggaaccgtgagatcatgacctgagccaaagtgagtcacttaaccgaccgagccactcaggcgccccttaaaatttttaatgtttatttttgagagagagagagagcgcgcgcgcatgagtgggggaggggcagagagagaaggagacacagaatctgaaacaggctccaggctctgagatatcagcactGAGCTCAATTCGGGGGTTGAACTccggaatggcaagatcatgacctgaactgaagttagatgcttaactgactg
This window contains:
- the TUBB gene encoding tubulin beta chain, which gives rise to MREIVHIQAGQCGNQIGAKFWEVISDEHGIDPTGTYHGDSDLQLDRISVYYNEATGGKYVPRAILVDLEPGTMDSVRSGPFGQIFRPDNFVFGQSGAGNNWAKGHYTEGAELVDSVLDVVRKEAESCDCLQGFQLTHSLGGGTGSGMGTLLISKIREEYPDRIMNTFSVVPSPKVSDTVVEPYNATLSVHQLVENTDETYCIDNEALYDICFRTLKLTTPTYGDLNHLVSATMSGVTTCLRFPGQLNADLRKLAVNMVPFPRLHFFMPGFAPLTSRGSQQYRALTVPELTQQVFDAKNMMAACDPRHGRYLTVAAVFRGRMSMKEVDEQMLNVQNKNSSYFVEWIPNNVKTAVCDIPPRGLKMAVTFIGNSTAIQELFKRISEQFTAMFRRKAFLHWYTGEGMDEMEFTEAESNMNDLVSEYQQYQDATAEEEEDFGEEAEEEA